The following coding sequences lie in one Miscanthus floridulus cultivar M001 chromosome 9, ASM1932011v1, whole genome shotgun sequence genomic window:
- the LOC136479083 gene encoding calcium-binding protein CBP-like, which translates to MAGYPPPPGSGYPHGPPPPPGYRAPPPYGSPPPPSAPPFGGAPPPPPPGGPFASLAADRDGSGVIDDKELQSALSGYNQSFSLRTVHLLMYIFTNTNVRKIDVE; encoded by the exons ATGGCCGGCTACCCGCCGCCTCCCGGCTCCGGCTACCCCCACGGTCCGCCTCCACCTCCCGGCTACCGCGCCCCGCCGCCGTACGGCTCCCCGCCACCCCCCTCCGCCCCGCCCTTCggcggcgcgccgccgccgccgccgccaggcgGCCCGTTCGCGTCGCTG GCCGCCGACCGCGACGGCAGCGGCGTGATCGACGACAAGGAGCTGCAGTCCGCGCTGTCCGGCTACAACCAGAGCTTCAGCCTCCGCACCGTCCACCTCCTCATGtacatcttcaccaacaccaacGTCCGCAAGATCG ATGTTGAATAG
- the LOC136483303 gene encoding LOW QUALITY PROTEIN: E3 ubiquitin-protein ligase listerin-like (The sequence of the model RefSeq protein was modified relative to this genomic sequence to represent the inferred CDS: inserted 2 bases in 1 codon; deleted 4 bases in 3 codons) — MNSNSVSPSIENYSDMNQITQKRNTVNLKQTKFFTCSCVXVSARVFASVVVFDSCGGGVAGGEGSGRGEGSASMGKQKGRASSSGMAASLVPHAQGAVPTVGFGGYHGAVRVEPAAPSDPDGPIRLTPDVDGEVLQNLKRLGRKDPTTKLKALSALSTLFGQKPGEEVVQIVPQWAFEYKRLLLDYNREVRRATHEAMSSLITAVKKGIAPHLKSLMGPWWFSQFDPAPEVAQAARRSFEAAFPQSERRLDALMLCVKETFLYLNENLKLTPQTLSDKATPMDELEDMHQRVMSSSLLAMATLIEILLGVKLQSCDVDSTNTENKNLSKVRSTILSSAEAAFCINKCFLDVLKSKSSVIKSATYSLLTSYIKHVPHVFDEETMKKLSPTLLGAFHEKDASCHSSMWDTILVFSRKFPEAWSYCNIHKVVLSRFWHFLQNGCYGSKQVSYPLLVQFLDSLPPKAVMGQHFVFDFLHNLWAGRNQRQLSAADSLAFCGAFKQSFLWLLKNASRYSTGDSSDDIPIMLITDVLAKIVWRDYLLLSGDTTSGGVLLSHKTSGLAANMHYPTYYLQDLKKCIIEILDVIADTENHLLNISCQSLLGDCLDIIQQGEKLSKFQNHAEQLVSFFLSLDQIVVCKGEIWPLERLAKPLVEQSLPAIKFMDTPCLVKLLSILVEIFGPTPLFLKNYKTNDEKLDIKSYLEFFSDELLPWCLDGKYSTCNSKIDLLLSLFQDESFFDQWCSIIKCTTAEQKHSVDDKPSYIMGQFELLTLLLQKIRERIAGGKLRNLQENGYLPEHWRHDILDSTAASVFCDLPASDCHVSFICAALGGSDQEDQICFLSPETVCKILGSILKNLALVLMASTFEWARLAHSLLPAEPEHLKVPEENSSIINFEMARSAFKVLQGSLFSLRRLEENSVFPSILAALFVIEWECSMSLALVEENYLEGHIEDTEVGVSMCSSSKGYLDEKMHLKANLAESIHAFRQSLSPSFWNNLHSCTSNRLANILAQCVRYAVFQTRDLHVERTAILCSEWVVDMLKLICLDHRNLQSFFDLLLSEGEYWPLWLMPSLQNGHASVKVQLDPDITDEIELKHERFVAFVDRLILKLGFSEVVLGIPGNIQSATSQSIDITSPISSLSRAWVAGEVLCTWTWKGGCALKTFLPSLVQYMKDESYLEISIVPLLLDTLLGDALMHESGPWVLFNAWHLSDNEIDKIQDRFLRALVALLFTINTNDCLWRESEALVFFEQLLSNLFIGSSVNRKCLKILPYVMTSIIKQFSALNRGSSYADLVGKSIQSWLDAAISCLSSSPREIPVQDIEDWMQVVLSCFPLRITGGAQKLVVVVEREISDTERSLMLTLFQEFQIFYGSTALSTTVELLGVKLTAVVVGYCWRNLQENDWHFVFCMVFKCIESSVLLVEEMTDGINDATINQVSSKDALEKLKLVVGTTDKLTLSLAESALVTMCYLNHLCNIQEAENSQSVQLIISGDYAESNDKMVESILRLFLASGVSEAIAKSCSEDASSVIGSSRHAYLHFWELVASFIKNAPLQIRKSALESMELWGLTKGSVSGLYSILFCSQPIFHLQLAAFSLLLSEPFCQLSLVKNCSMGENCSSVQQSGISQSAELMPDSEKTVHLRDELSDLIEFPTSELLKTDLTARDRVDVFIAWALLLSHLQILPASSSIRGDVLQYIQEKVSPCILDCIFQHIPVKAAAPSGKKKDTELAPEAEAAAKASKNAIATCSLLPYLESLWPIGTLQMASLAGSLYGMMIRLLPSFVRTWFTTLRDRSLSYSIESFTKQWCSPPLLLDEFSQVKDYVYGDENFSVSVNRSAFEIVATYKKEETGIDLVIRLPNCYPLRHVDVECTRSLGISEVKCRKWLLSLTSFVRNQNGAIAEAIHTWKSNFDKEFEGVEECPICYSILHTSNHSLPRLACKTCKHKFHGACLYKWFSTSNKSTCPLCQTPF; from the exons GGAAGCAGAAGGGCCGCGCGTCCAGCAGCGGCATGGCGGCGTCGCTGGTGCCGCACGCCCAGGGCGCCGTCCCCACCGTCGGTTTCGGCGGCTACCATGGCGCCGTCCGTGTTGAGCCCGCTGCACCCTCCGACCCAGACGGCCCGATTCGCCTTACCCCT GATGTGGATGGTGAAGTGCTTCAGAACCTAAAGAGGCTAGGAAGAAAAGATCCAACAACAAAG CTCAAGGCCTTATCTGCTCTCTCTACACTCTTTGGACAAAAACCTGGTGAGGAAGTTGTGCAGATTGTTCCACAATGG GCATTTGAGTACAAGAGGCTGCTACTTGACTATAACAGAGAAGTTCGCCGTGCTACTCATGAGGCCATGTCTAGCCTCATCACAGCAGTCAA GAAAGGTATAGCACCACACCTGAAGTCCTTGATGGGTCCTTGGTGGTTTTCTCAGTTTGATCCTGCTCCTGAGGTTGCTCAGGCTGCTCGACGTTCATTCGAG GCAGCATTCCCACAGTCAGAGAGAAGACTGGATGCATTAATGttatgtgtgaaggaaacatttCTTTACCTAAATGAGAACTTGAAGCTAACGCCACAAACTTTGTCTGACAAGGCTACACCAATGGATGAACTGGAAGATATGCATCAGAGG GTAATGTCATCATCACTGTTAGCTATGGCAACTCTTATAGAAATTTTACTAGGAGTGAAATTGCAAAGTTGTGATGTTGACAGTACCAATACTGAAAACAAGAATCTGTCAAAAGTTAGGTCAACTATACTTTCTTCTGCTGAAGCTGCATTTTGTATCAATAAATGTTTTCTTGACGTCCTCAAGTCAAAAAGTTCTGTTATAAAGTCAGCTACATACTCACTGCTTACAAGTTATATCAAACACGTTCCTCATGTTTTTGACGAAGAAACcatgaagaaactttctccaactcTACTTGGTGCATTCCATGAGAAGGATGCATCATGTCACTCTTCTATGTGGGATACAATTCTTGTTTTCTCTAGAAAGTTTCCAGaggcttggtcatattgcaaTATTCACAAAGTTGTCCTCAGTCGGTTTTGGCATTTCCTACAAAACGGATGTTATGGGTCCAAACAAGTTTCATATCCTCTTCTTGTTCAGTTTTTGGACTCTCTACCACCTAAAGCAGTCATGGGACAACACTTTGTTTTTGATTTTTTGCATAATCTTTGGGCTGGAAGGAACCAGAGGCAGTTATCAGCTGCTGATAGTTTGGCTTTCTGTGGTGCCTTTAAACAGAGTTTTTTGTGGCTTCTAAAGAATGCATCAAG ATATTCTACTGGAGATTCTTCAGATGATATACCCATCATGCTTATAACTGATGTACTTGCTAAAATAGTTTGGCGTGACTACCTTTTATTGTCTGGAGACACAACTAGTGGCGGTGTTCTGTTATCTCATAAAACTTCAGGGTTAGCTGCGAACATGCACTACCCAACATACTATCTTCAGGATTTGAAGAAATGCATCATTGAAATACTGGATGTGATTGCAGATACAGAAAATCATTTACTTAATATTTCTTGTCAGTCGCTTTTAGGGGACTGTTTGGACATAATTCAACAAGGGGAGAAGCTTTCCAAGTTTCAGAATCATGCAGAACAACTTGTGTCGTTCTTTCTATCTTTGGATCAAATTGTTGTATGCAAAGGTGAAATATGGCCACTGGAAAGATTAGCAAAACCACTGGTTGAGCAATCTTTGCCAGCTATCAAGTTCATG GACACTCCATGCCTTGTTAAGCTTCTTTCAATTTTGGTTGAAATATTTGGGCCCACCCCCTTATTTTTGAAGAATTATAAGACAAATGATGAAAAGTTGGATATCAAGTCTTATCTGGAGTTTTTCAGTGATGAATTGCTCCCTTGGTGTTTGGATGGAAAATATAGCACCTGTAACTCAAAGATCGATTTGTTACTTTCCTTATTTCAAGACGAATCCTTCTTTGACCAATGGTGTTCcatcatcaaatgtaccacagcTGAACAAAAGCACTCCGTTGATGATAAGCCCTCATACATTATGGGACAATTTGAATTGCTTACGCTGTTACTTCAGAAAATCAGGGAAAGAATTGCTGGGGGAAAGCTAAGAAACTTACAGGAAAATGGTTATCTTCCGGAACATTGGCGTCATGATATATTAGATTCTACTGCAGCTTCTGTCTTCTGTGATTTGCCTGCTTCAGATTGTCATGTTAGTTTTATATG TGCTGCACTTGGTGGCTCAGATCAAGAGGATCAAATCTGCTTTCTTTCTCCTGAGACTGTTTGTAAAATTCTCGGATCCATTTTAAAGAATTTGGCACTGGTACTCATGGCATCAACTTTTGAATGGGCAAGGTTAGCACATTCTTTGTTGCCTGCTGAACCTGAGCACTTGAAGGTTCCAGAA GAAAATTCCTCAATAATTAACTTTGAGATGGCTCGGTCTGCCTTTAAAGTTCTTCAGGGTAGCTTGTTTTCACTTCGGAGACTTGAGGAAAATTCTGTATTTCCTTCTATTCTGGCAGCTCTTTTTGTCATTGAATGGGAATGTAGCATGTCTTTAGCTCTTGTTGAAGAAAATTATTTGGAAGGTCATATAGAAGATACGGAAGTTGGTGTTTCTATGTGCAGCAGTTCAAAAGGCTATTTGGATGAGAAAATGCATTTGAAGGCTAACCTTGCAGAAAGCATACATGCTTTTCGCCAAAGCTTAAGTCCATCCTTTTGGAATAATCTTCACTCATGCACATCGAATAGATTGGCAAATATTCTAGCTCAGTGTGTCAGGTATGCTGTATTTCAGACGAGAGACTTGCATGTGGAAAGGACAGCAATCTTATGTTCCGAGTGGGTGGTGGACATGTTGAAGCTCATCTGTCTTGATCACAGAAACTTGCAAAGTTTTTTTGATCTTTTATTATCTGAGGGAGAATATTGGCCGCTCTGGTTGATGCCATCTTTACAAAATGGGCATGCATCTGTGAAGGTCCAGCTGGATCCAGATATTACAGATGAAATT GAACTGAAACACGAGCGATTTGTTGCCTTTGTTGATAGGCTTATTCTCAAACTTGGCTTTAGTGAAGTGGTTTTAGGTATTCCAGGAAATATACAGTCTGCCACATCACAATCAATTGATATCACTTCACCCATCTCTTCCTTGTCCAGAGCATGGGTGGCTGGTGAGGTCCTTTGCACTTGGACATGGAAAGGAGGCTGTGCACTGAAAACATTCTTACCTTCGCTGGTTCAGTACATGAAAGACGAATCATATCTTGAGATCAGCATTGTGCCCTTGTTGCTTGATACACTGTTA GGTGATGCCCTTATGCATGAGAGTGGTCCATGGGTACTGTTCAATGCTTGGCATCTTTCTGACAACGAGATTGATAAAATTCAAGATCGTTTTCTCCGTGCTCTTGTGGCTTTGTTATTTACTATTAATACAAATGATTGTCTCTGGAGAGAATCTGAGGCACTTGTATTTTTTGAGCAACTATTGAGCAATCTTTTCATTGGCTCATCAGTTAATAGAAAATGCCTGAAGATTCTACCCTATGTTATGACCTCCATCATAAAACAGTTCTCAGCCTTGAACAGAGGTTCTTCGTATGCTGATTTGGTGGGGAAAAGCATACAGAGTTGGCTTGATGCAGCCATCTCTTGTCTGTCATCCAGCCCAAGGGAGATACCTGTACAAG ATATTGAGGACTGGATGCAAGTGGTGTTGTCTTGCTTTCCATTGAGGATAACTGGAGGAGCCCAGAAATTGGTAGTTGTGGTTGAGCGAGAGATCAGTGATACAGAAAGATCACTAATGCTGACTCTGTTTCAGGAATTCCAGATTTTCTATGGTAGTACAGCTTTATCAACGACAGTTGAATTACTGGGAGTGAAACTGACAGCTGTTGTGGTTGGGTATTGCTGGAGAAACCTTCAGGAGAATGATTGGCATTTTGTGTTCTGCATGGTATTCAAGTGTATTGAATCATCTGTTTTGCTTGTGGAAGAAATGACTGATGGCATAAATGATGCCACAATAAACCAGGTATCAAGTAAAGATGCCTTGGAGAAGCTTAAGTTAGTGGTTGGCACTACAGATAAGTTAACATTAAGCCTTGCAGAATCTGCTTTGGTTACAATGTGTTACCTCAACCATCTTTGTAATATCCAAGAAGCAGAAAATTCCCAGAGTGTACAGCTTATTATATCAGGGGACTATGCTGAGAGTAATGACAAGATGGTAGAGAGTATCCTCCGTTTGTTCTTGGCCTCTGGTGTTTCAGAGGCAATCGCAAAATCTTGCAGTGAAGATGCTTCATCTGTCATAGGTTCTAGTCGCCATGCTTATTTGCACTTTTGGGAACTTGTGGCATCATTCATAAAAAATGCTCCACTGCAAATTAGAAAGTCTGCACTGGAGTCCATGGAACTGTGGGGACTGACCAAGGGTTCCGTCAGTGGATTATATTCGATTCTTTTCTGCTCACAACCAATATTTCACTTACAGCTTGCAGCTTTCTCTCTACTTCTGTCTGAGCCCTTCTGTCAACTTTCACTGGTTAAAAATTGTTCAATGGGAGAAAATTGCTCATCTGTTCAGCAATCTGGCATAAGCCAAAGTGCTGAGTTGATGCCAGATTCAGAGAAGACAGTGCATCTAAGAGATGAACTTTCAGACTTAATCGAGTTCCCGACGTCTGAACTTCTCAAAACTGATCTGACAGCTCGAGATAGG GTTGATGTATTCATTGCCTGGGCATTGTTGCTGTCCCACCTGCAGATACTACCAGCGTCTTCCAGTATCAGGGGAGATGTGCTTCAATATATACAAGAAAAGGTCAGTCCGTGCATATTGGATTGCATTTTCCAGCATATCCCAGTAAAGGCTGCTGCACCGAGTGGGAAGAAAAAGGATACTGAGCTAGCGCCTGAAGCAGAAGCTGCTGCCAAAGCTTCGAAGAATGCCATAGCTACTTGTTCTTTGCTTCCGTACTTGGAATCTCTTTGGCCCATTGGGACTTTGCAAATGGCCTCACTTGCGGGCTCATTGTATGGGATGATGATTAGGCTGCTGCCTTCTTTTGTGCGCACATGGTTTACTACCTTGAGAGACCGTTCATTGTCATACTCAATCGAGTCCTTCACCAAACAATGGTGCAGCCCTCCTCTTCTGCTAGACGAATTTTCTCAG GTTAAGGACTATGTGTACGGCGATGAGAATTTCTCAGTTAGCGTCAACAGGTCAGCTTTCGAAATTGTTGCTACATACAAAAAGGAGGAGACGGGAATTGACCTTGTCATACGCCTCCCTAATTGTTACCCCCTGCGCCACGTCGATGTTGAATGCACAAGAAGTTTGGGTATCAGTGAAGTGAAGTGCAGAAAATGGTTGCTTTCCCTCACATCATTCGTCCGCAACCAG AACGGCGCGATAGCAGAGGCGATCCACACGTGGAAGAGCAATTTCGACAAGGAGTTTGAGGGCGTGGAGGAGTGCCCAATCTGTTACAGCATTCTCCACACCAGCAACCACAGCCTCCCGCGGCTGGCGTGCAAGACGTGCAAGCACAAGTTCCATGGCGCCTGCCTCTACAAGTGGTTCTCGACGTCCAACAAATCGACTTGCCCGCTGTGCCAGACTCCGTTCTAG